One genomic segment of Prochlorococcus marinus str. MIT 0919 includes these proteins:
- a CDS encoding heme o synthase → MVSSTSHLPESVSNREKFVPSRKVVRLPAWLEVAKPRLIPLLLATTLGGMALSEGWPLPSPRLACTLGGGALAAAAAGALNCLWEQELDGRMKRTSSRALPSGRLSSTAVFTGAISCTLAAAALLVSGVNCLAAGLSLLGLCSYVLLYTAFLKPRTSQNIVIGGVAGAIPPLVGAAAATGHIGISSWWLFALVMVWTPAHFWALAILLKDDYESVGIPMLPVVKGSVFTAKAISQYGWATVFLSVLGVFALPDGGLLYGLLLIPFNGRLIQMVNRLAADPDDLKNAKGLFRWSILYMFGICLLLVISRFPLAGEFHSQGMQIILNIASAFPIS, encoded by the coding sequence AAAATTTGTTCCTTCTAGAAAGGTTGTAAGACTTCCGGCCTGGTTAGAAGTAGCCAAGCCACGTTTAATTCCTTTGCTTTTAGCCACAACCTTGGGTGGGATGGCATTGAGTGAGGGTTGGCCATTGCCTTCCCCTCGATTGGCATGCACGCTTGGCGGTGGAGCGCTTGCAGCGGCTGCAGCGGGAGCTTTGAATTGCCTTTGGGAGCAGGAGCTTGATGGACGAATGAAAAGGACAAGCTCTAGGGCACTACCTTCAGGACGACTTTCTTCGACTGCTGTATTTACGGGTGCTATCTCCTGTACTTTGGCTGCAGCAGCGCTTTTAGTTAGTGGAGTTAATTGTTTGGCTGCAGGGTTATCTTTACTTGGCTTATGTAGTTATGTCCTTTTGTACACAGCTTTTCTTAAGCCTCGAACTTCTCAAAATATTGTTATCGGTGGAGTTGCCGGTGCTATTCCACCATTAGTTGGTGCTGCTGCAGCTACAGGCCATATAGGAATTAGTAGTTGGTGGTTATTTGCCTTGGTAATGGTATGGACCCCGGCTCATTTTTGGGCATTGGCAATTCTCCTTAAGGATGACTATGAATCTGTAGGTATACCTATGCTGCCTGTTGTTAAAGGCTCAGTATTCACAGCAAAAGCTATTTCTCAATATGGTTGGGCAACTGTTTTTTTGAGTGTCTTAGGCGTTTTTGCGTTGCCGGATGGAGGACTGTTATATGGATTGTTGTTGATTCCTTTTAATGGTCGCTTGATTCAAATGGTAAATAGATTGGCAGCTGATCCAGATGATTTAAAGAATGCTAAAGGGTTATTCCGTTGGTCGATTCTTTATATGTTTGGGATTTGTCTTTTGCTAGTAATTAGTCGTTTCCCATTAGCGGGGGAATTTCATAGCCAAGGTATGCAAATAATTTTAAATATTGCAAGCGCTTTCCCAATCTCCTAA
- a CDS encoding daunorubicin resistance protein DrrA family ABC transporter ATP-binding protein, whose protein sequence is MALVEIQDLYKSYGPVRALQNLNLEISEGSLFGLLGPNGSGKTTTLKILSTLLAPDSGRVLIDGIDVLANSKDVRQKIGYVAQEVAIDKILSGRELLQLHGDLYHLPRSNRDSRIEDLIQQLEMNEWIDRRSGSYSGGMKRRLDLAAGLMHQPKLLILDEPTVGLDIESRSTIWSLLRELSTNGTTVLLSSHYLEEVDALADQMAIIDSGELIAKGSPKELKEKLGGQRVTLKVREFSDLAEAEKIRSLVVQIAGVSQVVINRAQGFSLNFVVDDQQVLQALRSKLIEAGAELFALSESRPSLDDVYLQATGRTIMDTELEIAGKRDLKNEAKQSMR, encoded by the coding sequence ATGGCATTGGTTGAAATTCAAGATTTATATAAGTCTTACGGTCCTGTAAGGGCTTTGCAAAATTTAAACCTTGAAATATCAGAAGGCTCCTTGTTTGGTCTGTTAGGCCCTAATGGATCTGGGAAAACTACGACACTTAAGATTCTTTCTACATTATTAGCTCCTGATTCAGGGAGAGTCCTCATTGATGGAATAGATGTTTTAGCAAATTCAAAAGATGTTCGACAAAAAATTGGCTATGTAGCTCAAGAAGTTGCGATTGATAAAATTCTTTCTGGGCGTGAACTCCTTCAATTGCATGGCGACCTTTACCATTTGCCTAGGAGCAATAGGGATTCACGAATAGAAGATTTAATACAACAACTTGAAATGAATGAGTGGATCGATCGTCGTTCAGGCTCCTATTCAGGAGGGATGAAAAGAAGGCTTGACCTTGCTGCTGGTTTAATGCATCAACCTAAATTATTAATTTTGGATGAACCAACAGTGGGGTTGGATATAGAAAGTCGTTCAACTATATGGTCTCTTTTAAGAGAACTGAGCACCAATGGAACTACTGTTCTTTTAAGCAGCCATTACCTAGAGGAAGTAGATGCCCTTGCCGATCAAATGGCAATTATTGATAGTGGAGAATTAATAGCAAAAGGGTCTCCTAAAGAACTCAAAGAAAAGTTAGGTGGACAACGCGTTACTCTTAAAGTGAGAGAGTTTAGTGACCTTGCAGAAGCTGAGAAAATCAGGTCTTTAGTTGTTCAGATAGCAGGAGTGAGTCAAGTTGTTATTAATAGGGCACAGGGTTTTTCGTTGAATTTTGTAGTTGATGATCAACAGGTATTGCAAGCATTACGAAGTAAGTTAATTGAGGCGGGGGCAGAATTGTTTGCACTTTCTGAGAGTCGACCTAGTTTGGATGATGTGTATTTGCAAGCCACTGGTCGAACTATTATGGACACTGAATTAGAAATTGCTGGGAAGAGAGATCTTAAAAATGAGGCCAAGCAATCTATGAGGTGA
- a CDS encoding ABC transporter permease encodes MSSSISQLSPTINKKFQFSDFFQETKALTKRLFLQLIRRPSTLIAGILQPLIWLVLFGALFANAPANLIPGGMEYGKFLGAGIIVFTAFSGALNAGLPIMFDREFGFLNRLLVAPLQARSSIVVSSVIYISTISILQSLAIMGTAFVLGYGWPSGAGFVLVLLTLLILVFGVTALSLGLAFILPGHIELIAVIFVANLPLLFASTALVPISFMPAWLGWLAAINPLTFAIEPIRIAYSSSIDLTSVLIKAPYGDITGYGCLFLLTVLTIGLFLIIRPLLNRKLT; translated from the coding sequence ATGAGCAGTTCTATTTCTCAACTATCGCCAACTATTAATAAAAAGTTCCAATTCTCAGATTTTTTCCAGGAAACAAAAGCCTTGACTAAAAGGCTTTTCCTTCAATTAATACGTCGCCCATCAACTTTGATTGCAGGCATTCTTCAGCCCTTAATTTGGTTAGTTCTATTTGGAGCCTTATTCGCTAATGCTCCCGCAAACCTTATCCCCGGAGGTATGGAATACGGCAAGTTCTTGGGTGCTGGAATTATTGTCTTTACTGCTTTTAGTGGAGCCCTTAATGCGGGATTGCCCATAATGTTTGACCGTGAATTTGGTTTTCTAAATCGATTACTTGTTGCCCCTCTTCAAGCAAGAAGCTCTATTGTTGTTTCGTCTGTTATTTATATTTCAACAATAAGTATTTTGCAAAGCTTGGCAATTATGGGCACAGCTTTTGTACTTGGTTATGGTTGGCCCTCTGGAGCAGGATTTGTTTTAGTTTTGCTTACTTTATTAATATTAGTTTTTGGAGTCACAGCATTAAGTTTGGGATTGGCTTTTATCTTGCCAGGACATATTGAGTTGATTGCAGTTATCTTTGTAGCAAACCTTCCTTTGCTATTCGCAAGTACAGCTTTAGTTCCAATATCTTTCATGCCAGCTTGGTTGGGCTGGCTAGCAGCGATTAATCCGCTTACCTTTGCTATAGAACCTATTCGAATTGCTTATAGCAGTTCTATTGATTTGACGTCTGTTCTAATTAAAGCTCCTTATGGAGATATAACTGGATACGGATGTTTATTTCTTTTGACGGTTCTTACTATTGGGTTGTTTTTAATCATTCGCCCTCTTTTAAACCGGAAACTCACTTGA
- the groL gene encoding chaperonin GroEL (60 kDa chaperone family; promotes refolding of misfolded polypeptides especially under stressful conditions; forms two stacked rings of heptamers to form a barrel-shaped 14mer; ends can be capped by GroES; misfolded proteins enter the barrel where they are refolded when GroES binds) codes for MAKLISSSDESRGALEKGVDALANAVKVTIGPKGRNVVLEKKYGAPDIVNDGVTIAKDIELESPFENLGARLIEQVASKTKDKAGDGTTTATVLAQVMVHEGLKNTAAGASPIELRRGMEKAVSVIVQKLEAKSKEISGNDILQVATVSSGGDEEIGQMVAEAMEKVSFDGVITVEESKSLNTELEITEGMAFDRGYSSPYFVTDPDRQICEFENPLLLITDRKISSINDLVPVLEAVQKSGSPLIILSEEVEGEALATLVINKNRGVLQVAAVRAPSFGERRKAALADIAVLTGGTLISEDKAMSLDKVSLSDLGKARKITITKDTTTIVANDDHRKEVGSRVASIKRELDATDSDYDKEKLNERIAKLAGGVAVIKVGAPTETELKNRKLRIEDALNATRAAVEEGIVAGGGSTLLHLSAELQSLAEELDGDQKTGVDIVKKALYEPAKQIAINAGANGDVVVSKIESLGKGYNAATGNYEDLLSTGIIDAVKVIRLAIQDAVSIASLIITTEVVIADKPEPPAAAGEGGGDPMGGMGGMGGMGGMGGMGGMGMPGMM; via the coding sequence ATGGCCAAACTCATTAGTTCTTCTGATGAATCTAGAGGTGCCCTTGAAAAAGGCGTAGATGCACTAGCTAACGCAGTAAAAGTAACCATTGGCCCCAAAGGTAGAAATGTAGTTCTAGAAAAAAAATATGGGGCACCAGACATAGTTAATGATGGTGTTACCATCGCAAAAGATATAGAGCTAGAAAGCCCTTTCGAAAATTTAGGTGCGAGACTGATTGAGCAAGTTGCTTCAAAAACTAAGGATAAGGCTGGCGACGGAACAACCACTGCAACTGTTCTTGCCCAAGTCATGGTTCATGAAGGCCTGAAAAATACTGCAGCAGGGGCGAGTCCTATTGAACTTCGTAGAGGTATGGAAAAAGCTGTATCAGTAATAGTTCAAAAACTTGAAGCTAAAAGTAAAGAAATTAGTGGGAACGATATCTTGCAAGTGGCAACAGTAAGTTCTGGTGGGGATGAAGAAATAGGGCAAATGGTTGCCGAAGCAATGGAAAAAGTTAGTTTTGATGGTGTTATTACAGTTGAAGAATCCAAATCCCTAAACACTGAGCTAGAAATTACAGAAGGGATGGCATTTGATCGTGGGTATAGCTCTCCGTATTTTGTCACTGATCCTGATCGTCAAATCTGTGAATTTGAGAATCCCTTACTTTTAATAACTGATAGAAAAATAAGTTCAATTAATGATCTAGTTCCTGTCCTTGAAGCCGTTCAAAAAAGTGGTTCCCCATTGATCATTTTGTCTGAAGAGGTTGAAGGGGAAGCTTTAGCAACTTTAGTAATCAACAAAAATCGCGGAGTATTGCAAGTTGCAGCTGTTAGAGCACCATCATTCGGCGAAAGGCGCAAAGCAGCACTTGCAGATATTGCTGTTTTAACAGGTGGAACATTGATAAGTGAAGACAAAGCTATGTCTCTAGATAAAGTTTCACTTTCAGACCTGGGTAAAGCAAGAAAAATCACTATTACAAAAGACACAACAACTATTGTTGCTAACGACGATCATCGTAAAGAGGTTGGCTCGCGAGTAGCCTCTATAAAAAGAGAGTTAGATGCAACAGATTCTGATTATGACAAAGAAAAGCTAAATGAGAGAATTGCAAAACTTGCAGGTGGCGTAGCAGTTATCAAGGTTGGTGCTCCAACTGAAACAGAATTAAAAAATAGAAAACTTCGAATTGAAGATGCTTTAAATGCTACTCGAGCTGCTGTTGAAGAAGGAATAGTTGCAGGAGGTGGAAGTACTCTTCTTCATTTAAGTGCTGAACTTCAAAGTCTCGCAGAAGAGTTAGATGGCGACCAAAAAACCGGCGTTGATATTGTTAAGAAAGCACTTTATGAACCTGCGAAACAAATAGCTATTAATGCAGGAGCGAATGGTGATGTTGTTGTATCAAAAATTGAAAGCCTTGGGAAAGGTTATAACGCAGCAACTGGAAATTACGAAGATCTTCTCTCGACAGGCATAATCGACGCAGTCAAAGTAATACGCCTGGCAATACAAGATGCAGTTTCAATAGCATCTCTAATAATCACAACTGAGGTTGTCATTGCCGACAAACCAGAGCCACCTGCTGCTGCCGGTGAAGGTGGTGGCGACCCAATGGGTGGTATGGGTGGTATGGGTGGTATGGGTGGTATGGGTGGTATGGGTGGTATGGGTATGCCTGGGATGATGTAA
- the fabG gene encoding 3-oxoacyl-[acyl-carrier-protein] reductase yields the protein MVNSALMEGQTALVTGASRGIGKAIAFSLAEAGAEVAVNYSSSPEKAEEVVSTIKESGGRAYSIQANVADENSVDNLIKAILEKSGKIDVLVNNAGITKDGLLMRMKTEDWQSVVALNLTGVFLCSRAVARPMLKQRKGRIINITSVVGLMGNAGQANYAAAKAGVIGLTKSSAKEFASRGITVNAVAPGFITTDMTKELNADPILTAIPLGFFGNPEHVAGTVRFLAADHAASYITGQVLQVDGGMVMS from the coding sequence ATGGTTAATTCAGCTCTAATGGAAGGACAAACTGCCTTAGTAACAGGGGCTAGCAGAGGTATAGGGAAGGCGATTGCTTTCAGCCTTGCCGAAGCAGGGGCTGAAGTGGCTGTGAACTATTCAAGCTCCCCAGAAAAAGCGGAAGAAGTGGTTTCTACAATTAAAGAATCGGGAGGACGTGCATACTCAATTCAAGCCAATGTAGCTGATGAGAACTCTGTGGATAACCTGATAAAAGCCATCTTGGAAAAAAGCGGAAAAATAGATGTATTGGTAAATAATGCCGGGATTACAAAAGATGGTCTATTAATGAGAATGAAAACTGAAGATTGGCAATCAGTTGTAGCACTGAATCTGACTGGAGTATTTCTATGCTCAAGAGCTGTTGCAAGGCCTATGCTTAAACAAAGGAAAGGAAGGATTATAAATATCACCTCTGTAGTGGGACTTATGGGCAATGCTGGGCAAGCAAATTATGCAGCAGCAAAAGCAGGTGTTATTGGACTTACAAAGAGTTCTGCGAAAGAATTTGCGAGTAGAGGAATAACTGTTAATGCTGTTGCTCCTGGTTTTATTACAACTGACATGACTAAAGAGCTAAATGCAGATCCAATTTTAACTGCAATACCATTAGGATTTTTTGGGAATCCTGAGCATGTTGCTGGCACTGTGCGTTTCCTAGCTGCTGACCATGCTGCGTCCTATATAACTGGTCAAGTTTTACAAGTTGATGGGGGGATGGTAATGAGCTAG
- the ispD gene encoding 2-C-methyl-D-erythritol 4-phosphate cytidylyltransferase has translation MHLLIASAGIGSRMGAGFNKLLLPIAGKPILKWTLDAVDSADSIKWIGVIGQPGDQQVIVKMFDDFSKPMEWIQGGKTRQESVERGLAALPTEAEYVLIHDGARCLIEPDLLNQCSEMVEKGFAVIAATPVTDTIKKVDENGFILDTPDRDVLWAAQTPQGFQVEKLKKAHEQAIKRKLNVTDDASLFEKLGWPVKILQSGPSNIKVTTPFDLSVAEAIIAKKKKL, from the coding sequence GTGCATTTGTTAATTGCTTCTGCAGGGATTGGGAGTCGAATGGGGGCAGGTTTCAACAAGTTGTTATTACCAATAGCCGGAAAACCTATTTTGAAATGGACATTGGATGCAGTTGACTCTGCTGATTCAATTAAATGGATTGGAGTCATAGGACAGCCTGGTGATCAGCAGGTTATTGTAAAAATGTTTGATGACTTTTCTAAACCCATGGAATGGATTCAAGGTGGGAAGACTCGTCAGGAATCTGTGGAAAGGGGATTAGCCGCATTGCCAACAGAAGCTGAATATGTACTTATACACGATGGAGCAAGATGCTTAATTGAACCAGACTTACTGAATCAGTGTTCTGAAATGGTTGAGAAAGGATTCGCGGTAATAGCAGCTACTCCTGTTACGGATACAATTAAAAAAGTGGATGAAAATGGTTTCATATTAGACACCCCTGATAGGGACGTTTTATGGGCTGCCCAGACCCCTCAAGGTTTTCAAGTTGAAAAGTTAAAGAAAGCTCATGAACAAGCAATTAAGAGAAAATTGAATGTAACTGATGACGCATCTCTCTTTGAGAAGCTTGGTTGGCCAGTGAAAATTCTTCAATCCGGCCCTTCAAATATTAAAGTCACAACTCCTTTTGACCTTTCTGTGGCCGAAGCAATAATTGCTAAGAAGAAAAAACTCTAA
- a CDS encoding S66 peptidase family protein: MVSINPTTYATPLQEGEEVITIAASSIVSDENSLRNGLEIFAKWGLLCRENNVIGRNWGYLAGDDTIRFNELHPDHSANLKVFARGGWGAARLLERRQPWQKGWLLGFSDVSSILLSRLASGFDGNIHGPLITSLPKEPEWSKERLRSILFGESIPDLHGVSWHNGIARGPLVACNLTVASHLLGSSHMPSLKGAILVLEDIGEEPYRIDRMLTQWRLSGLLQGLAGLAFGDFVKCENQFSNEETYGFEVNEILKERSKDLQIPVIADLPVGHSSANAALPLGREALIDGNKGLLRVFSS, encoded by the coding sequence ATGGTTTCTATCAATCCAACCACTTATGCGACACCTCTTCAAGAAGGGGAAGAGGTTATAACAATTGCTGCCAGCTCTATAGTTTCAGACGAGAATTCTTTAAGAAATGGTTTAGAAATATTTGCAAAGTGGGGGTTACTTTGCAGAGAGAACAATGTAATTGGACGTAATTGGGGGTATCTAGCAGGAGACGATACAATCAGGTTCAACGAATTGCATCCAGATCATTCTGCAAATCTTAAAGTATTTGCAAGAGGAGGTTGGGGCGCCGCAAGACTGCTAGAACGCCGCCAACCATGGCAAAAAGGTTGGCTTCTTGGTTTCTCAGATGTCAGCTCAATCTTACTCTCAAGGTTGGCATCAGGGTTCGATGGAAATATTCATGGTCCTTTAATCACTTCCTTGCCAAAAGAACCTGAATGGAGCAAGGAAAGACTAAGGTCGATCCTCTTCGGCGAGTCAATTCCAGATCTACATGGGGTCTCCTGGCACAATGGAATCGCTCGAGGACCATTAGTAGCTTGCAACTTAACTGTTGCCTCTCATCTACTTGGTAGTAGCCATATGCCAAGTCTGAAAGGTGCCATCCTTGTTTTAGAAGATATCGGGGAAGAACCTTATCGTATTGACCGCATGCTAACTCAATGGAGACTTTCAGGATTACTACAAGGTCTCGCAGGACTAGCATTCGGGGATTTCGTTAAATGTGAGAACCAGTTCTCTAATGAAGAGACTTATGGATTTGAGGTAAATGAAATTCTCAAAGAACGGTCTAAAGACTTACAAATTCCTGTGATAGCAGACCTTCCAGTAGGGCACTCTTCCGCTAATGCCGCTCTTCCTTTAGGAAGGGAAGCATTAATTGATGGGAATAAAGGATTGCTTAGAGTTTTTTCTTCTTAG
- a CDS encoding 4-hydroxybenzoate polyprenyltransferase gives MKIQNSTEHLIHWIELLRWNKPSGRIILLIPAGWSLWLTPSAPPSGWLVGLIILGGIFISGAGCIANDLWDMNIDKKVQRTKDRPLASRNIKLSTAWILLFSTLILSLLTIFLLPSESQILCLQLALISIVPILIYPSSKRWFKYPQALLAICWGFSVLIPWAAMESTLNGGWPLISCWIATLTWTFGFDTVYAMSDKSDDRKLGIKSSALSLGEKALPIVSICYGITSLFLAYGAFNAGKSLIFWLILFISSIGMQKEVILLKKHVGGTSNYSRHFTRQVLLGSFILLGLILS, from the coding sequence GTGAAAATTCAAAACTCTACTGAACATCTCATTCATTGGATCGAACTTCTTCGCTGGAACAAGCCAAGCGGAAGAATTATTTTATTAATTCCAGCTGGATGGTCACTTTGGCTAACACCTTCTGCACCACCATCCGGATGGTTGGTTGGTTTAATAATTTTGGGAGGAATTTTTATAAGTGGAGCAGGATGCATTGCGAATGATCTATGGGATATGAATATCGACAAGAAAGTTCAGAGAACTAAAGACCGACCTTTGGCTTCTAGGAATATCAAACTTTCTACAGCATGGATACTATTATTTTCAACTTTAATTCTGAGTCTATTGACAATTTTCCTTCTACCTAGTGAGAGCCAAATTTTATGCTTACAGCTTGCGTTGATATCAATAGTTCCTATTTTAATCTACCCTTCTTCAAAAAGATGGTTCAAATACCCTCAAGCTCTTTTAGCGATTTGTTGGGGGTTTTCAGTCCTAATTCCATGGGCAGCTATGGAATCCACCTTAAATGGAGGATGGCCACTGATTTCCTGTTGGATAGCAACCCTAACATGGACATTTGGCTTTGACACTGTCTATGCAATGTCTGATAAAAGTGATGATAGAAAACTAGGCATCAAAAGTAGTGCTCTAAGCCTTGGAGAGAAGGCGCTACCAATTGTATCTATATGCTATGGAATAACTTCCCTTTTTCTTGCATATGGAGCTTTTAATGCAGGTAAAAGTCTGATTTTTTGGCTTATATTGTTTATATCAAGCATAGGCATGCAAAAAGAAGTTATTTTATTAAAAAAGCACGTTGGTGGAACGTCTAATTATAGTAGACATTTTACGCGGCAAGTTCTACTCGGTAGTTTCATTTTGCTAGGATTAATACTTAGCTAA
- a CDS encoding Ppx/GppA phosphatase family protein, producing the protein MTGVNSLSNPLENFESEKVKNQKTFYIGAIDIGTNSTHLLVASVDAYLHTFSIALAEKSSTRLGERDSETGDLTEAAMHKVVNTLKHFKELAFSYKVEHLIIAATSAVREAGNGTQFLNRIKQELDLDVELVSGSEEARLIYLGVLSGMPFGGQPHVLVDIGGGSTELILADGRDAKALTSTRVGAVRLQEDFVKDDPMPPKRRKFLRTFIEGSLEPAVEKIVSRMDPEQVPVMVATSGTAMAIGSLVAQQMNHHIEKLHGFKFSKSFLDDLILELVGLTPDERKKLPSISQKRSEILVPGSLILQTIMEMFDVEEVVLSERALREGLVVDWMFRNGFLSDKFVLQGSIRKRTVLHQARRFAVNNVRAERVSQHALELYDGSQGILHDDQGVGRELLWAAGMLHACGQHINLSAYHKHSWYLIRHGELLGYSQAEHLMVAAIARYQRRSLPKKRHEAWQILETKENRKIVSEMSLLLRLSVAVNRRPEPVIESINVSAKASELTLKLVPEKPCQDLSLEVWSLKNHYSLVKDLTGFNLKILVG; encoded by the coding sequence ATGACAGGTGTTAACTCTCTGTCTAATCCATTAGAAAACTTTGAAAGTGAAAAAGTTAAAAATCAAAAAACTTTTTATATAGGTGCAATTGATATAGGGACTAATTCAACGCATTTATTAGTAGCATCTGTCGATGCTTATTTGCATACTTTCTCTATAGCCCTTGCTGAAAAATCATCGACTAGACTTGGTGAAAGAGATTCTGAGACTGGCGACTTAACAGAAGCAGCAATGCATAAGGTGGTAAATACTTTAAAGCACTTTAAAGAACTAGCGTTTAGTTACAAAGTTGAACACCTAATTATTGCTGCTACAAGTGCTGTTAGAGAAGCTGGTAATGGTACACAGTTCTTAAACCGTATTAAACAAGAACTAGATTTAGATGTAGAGCTGGTAAGTGGATCTGAAGAAGCACGATTGATTTATTTAGGAGTTCTTTCGGGGATGCCGTTTGGTGGTCAACCACATGTTTTGGTCGACATTGGAGGAGGTTCAACAGAATTAATTTTGGCTGACGGAAGAGATGCGAAAGCTTTAACTAGTACTCGAGTAGGAGCTGTTCGACTTCAAGAAGATTTTGTTAAAGATGACCCAATGCCCCCCAAAAGAAGAAAGTTTTTAAGAACTTTTATTGAAGGGTCTTTAGAGCCTGCCGTAGAAAAAATTGTGAGTCGCATGGACCCTGAACAGGTACCAGTAATGGTCGCTACTAGTGGGACGGCGATGGCTATAGGGTCTTTGGTTGCTCAGCAAATGAATCACCATATTGAAAAATTACATGGATTTAAATTTTCTAAAAGTTTTTTGGATGATCTGATCTTAGAACTTGTAGGTCTAACTCCAGATGAGAGAAAGAAATTACCTTCTATTAGTCAGAAGAGATCAGAAATATTAGTGCCAGGGTCTTTGATTTTGCAAACAATTATGGAAATGTTTGATGTTGAGGAAGTTGTTTTAAGTGAAAGAGCCTTAAGAGAAGGTTTAGTCGTTGATTGGATGTTTCGTAATGGTTTTTTAAGTGATAAATTTGTCTTACAAGGAAGTATTAGAAAACGAACGGTCCTTCATCAAGCAAGACGGTTTGCAGTAAATAACGTTAGAGCCGAAAGAGTGTCTCAACATGCACTTGAATTGTATGACGGCTCTCAAGGAATCTTGCATGACGATCAAGGTGTAGGAAGAGAGTTGTTATGGGCTGCTGGAATGCTTCATGCGTGTGGTCAGCACATAAATCTCAGTGCTTACCATAAGCATTCTTGGTATTTAATACGGCATGGAGAACTTTTAGGTTATTCGCAAGCAGAGCATTTAATGGTGGCTGCTATTGCTCGCTATCAACGTAGAAGTTTGCCTAAAAAGCGTCATGAGGCTTGGCAAATTTTGGAAACAAAAGAAAACCGTAAAATTGTTTCCGAAATGTCTCTTCTTTTGCGCTTATCAGTAGCAGTTAATAGAAGACCTGAGCCTGTAATTGAATCCATTAATGTTTCTGCTAAAGCTTCTGAGTTGACTCTTAAACTTGTCCCTGAAAAGCCTTGCCAAGATCTAAGCCTTGAAGTATGGAGCCTAAAGAATCATTATTCTTTAGTCAAAGATTTGACGGGATTTAATTTAAAAATACTAGTTGGTTAA
- a CDS encoding helix-turn-helix domain-containing protein has protein sequence MSDIENSQISEPLKDESLSLSEVGSSIKNSRESQNLSTKELAEMLKIGEEQLIAVEQGQAELLPEKVFVKAMIRRISEKLGIEVKLGDESPITNDSTKTEEVKKKESNIIDKKIVAVASITSLSILTLLLGISLPSIIINSFYSKEKTNPNPTTPSTELNNQSPFKLDSSLNPELTN, from the coding sequence GTGAGCGATATTGAAAATAGCCAAATTAGTGAACCTTTAAAGGATGAGTCCTTATCTCTTTCGGAGGTTGGATCTTCGATAAAAAACTCTAGAGAATCTCAAAATCTATCCACTAAAGAGTTAGCTGAGATGCTAAAAATTGGCGAGGAACAACTCATTGCAGTTGAACAAGGTCAAGCAGAACTCCTACCAGAAAAAGTTTTTGTGAAAGCAATGATTCGAAGAATCTCTGAGAAATTAGGGATTGAAGTGAAGTTAGGTGATGAAAGTCCAATTACTAATGATTCAACTAAGACTGAAGAAGTAAAAAAGAAAGAGTCAAATATAATTGACAAAAAAATTGTCGCAGTCGCTTCAATCACTAGCTTGTCAATACTAACTTTGCTACTAGGCATTTCTTTGCCATCGATTATAATTAATAGTTTTTACTCAAAAGAGAAAACTAATCCCAACCCAACTACACCTTCAACTGAACTTAACAATCAAAGTCCATTCAAGTTAGATAGCTCTTTAAATCCTGAATTAACCAACTAG